Part of the Thermococcus sp. 18S1 genome, GTTCACATAGCTGATTTCAGCGACCTGGGGCGGCTCGCGAGGGATGTTCCCCGTGAGGCAAGGCTCCTCGCCGAGAGGTTCTGGCCGGGCCCCCTGACGATGGTCCTGCCGAGGAACGAAAACGTCCCGGACGTCACCACCGGCGGCCTCGACACCGTGGCCGTCAGAATGCCGGCGCACCCCATAGCGCTCGCGCTTATAAGAGCGAGCACCCCCGTGGCGGCACCCTCCGCGAACATAAGCGGAAAACCGAGCCCCACCCTGGCGGAGCACGTTATAGACGACTTCTACGGCAGGATAGAGTGCATAATCGACGGCGGCGAGACTAAGATTGGGGTGGAATCAACGGTGATAGACCTCAGCTCGGAGAGGCCGACCCTGCTGAGGCCCGGCGGCCTTCCACTGGAAGAGATCGAGAAGGTCATCGGAGGGGTAGAAATACATCCGGCGGTCAGGGGCAAGCTCGTGGACGTCGCCCGCTCCCCCGGGATGAAGTACAAGCACTACTCGCCAAACGCCCAGGTTATAGTGGTCGAGGGGAAGAGGGAGAACGTGAGGCGTAAGATAGCCGAGCTGGTGCACGAGTACCGCGCCGACGGCCTCACCGTTGGGGTGATGGCAACGGAGGAGTACGACGCGGACGAGTTCTTCCACCTGGGAAGTACCGAAGAGGAAGTGGCGAGGAACCTCTTTAGGGCGCTCAGGGAGCTGGATAAACGCGGTGTGGACGTTATAATCGCGGAGGGAATCGAGGAGAGGGGACTGGGATTTGCGGTGATGAACAGACTGAGAAAGGCAGCGGGGTACAGAATAGTCTGGGCATAGACAACGCTTAAATATCTGGAGGGTCAAGATTTAGGCAACCGTCAGGACTTGAATCATATGGGGTGAGAAATTTGGTGGGTAGCATGGGGCTGGAAGGGCCAGAGGACCTTGAACAGCTCGCCATCAAAAAAATCAACGGCGGCCAGGTGAAAGAGGGACTAAAACTCATGCTGCGGGCCGCGAAGGGATATGAGGAGGCCGGAATGAGTGAGGACGCGGCCAGACTGTACAAATACCTCGGTTACGTTCTTCTGGAGAGAACGAAGTCGGTTGAAAAGGCCCGGCCCTCTCTTCTGAAGAGCGCCTATCTGTATCTCGACCTTATAGATGGTGAGATATCCAGACCAGAGGTTGATGTCGATGTTCTCGACGAGTACTGCTTCAGTGTCCTTGAGATATTCGCCACACTGGACGACCGCAAGAGCCTGACGAAGTACGCCGAGGAATTCGCCGGAATCTATGAGGACCTTGGGGCGTCCTATCAGGATAATAACGATATAGAGATGGCGATAAAAGCGTACGAATCCGCCTACAGGTACTACAAACTGGTGGATAACATCGAGGCGTACAAGAGGATAGCCGAGACAATGATAACCCTCTACGGCCAGGTGGCAGAAAGCAGGCTGGAAAGCGGAGACATCAGAAGGGCGGCGGAAGCGTTCTACCGCCTCGCGAGCTTTATACGGGCGCTGTTCGACTACGATATACACTTCATCGAGATGATGGACACCGCCGCCAAGAACTTCGAGAAGGCAAGCAAGATAGCGTACTCGAACGGCGACCTAGACGGCACCACCACATGCCTCGTCAAGGCCCAGTACGCGTACCTGCTGGCGAGAAACTTCAACAGAGCCAAGCTAATCGGTCTCAACACTGCCAGAATACTCTACCAGGTTATAAGCGCTCACCGCTCCAGAGGCGACGAAGATATGGCCACGGAAAAGCTTCTGGAACTGACAGAGGCCCTCATGGGAATAGGGAAGCTCGACGAGGCAATGGGGACTTACAAGAGCGCCCTTGAGGCCAAGAGCAGTATGGAGTTCAGGGTGCGCGTGAGGCTCGCCGCACTCAAGCAGTTCGCCGCGCTAAACAGCCGCGGGGATGTGCTGGAAGACATCGAGAACATAGAATACTACACGGGTAGAGGGAAGTACACGAAGGCCCTGGAACTGGGAGAGAACGCCATGAAGAGGGATGGACTCGTTGAGATTCTGGAGAAGATCCACGCGGCCGAAGGCGTCTATCGCTAACTCCTGAAATAGAATGGTAGGAATCAGAGAAGTAAAAAGAGGTCAGGACTTGACCTCGACCCTAGGAATGGGTATGTGGTACGGCAGGCGCATCTCCTTCGCGAGGAGCATCAGCATCGGGGAGATTTCCTTGGTTATGAAGTTGACGACCTCCGCGAAGGTTATGGGGTCTATCTTCTTCTCATCCTCCCAGAGATTGAGGATTTCGTCTATCTTCTCCTTCTGCGGCGGGAGGTAGAGTATGACGCCCTCGATCGCACCGTCGGCAATCTTGGGGTTGTAATCTATCTCGTACCTAAAGAGGATCTCGATACCGTTCAGCTTGCCGGTTGGGGTCCTGATCTCACCGAGGCGCATCTCCTTGACCTTCGGCGAGAGCCTGACCTCTATCTGGCCCCCGGGAACGGAAAGGGAAACCCTCTCCATTTCAACCTTGGTTATGTTGAACCCAAGCACTGGCATTTTCTTTCACCACCTCGAAGTTGATGGGTTTATATAAAACGCTATCGGTAGGCCTTTAAACTTTCCCCCGAACTCCCTCAGATGCCGAGGGAAAAAGTCGTCAGGGTGTGGGATGAGCGGGAAGTTGTATACCCCCCAAAGAGATGGCGCTACCTCCGAGAGAAGAGGGAGAAGGCGCTGGAGATAATGGAGCGCCTGAGCCAGTTCGATCCGCAGCTCTACGGCAGCGTCGCCCGGGGAGACGTCAGACGGGATAGCGATATAGATATCTTCATACCCTACCGGGTGCCGAGCTACCTCATCGAGCTCGCCCTTGAGGGGCTCGTGAGCAGAAGGAAGATAGTCATGGCAACCCCGTGGCACCTCATCAAGGGGGTCATCGAGATAGACGACGAAACAGCCGTCACATTTCCGTTGATAGACCCCACCGACAGGGAGCTTGAGTTCTACCGGTGGGGCGGGGCGGTTGATCTGTGGGGTGTGAAAACGAATGAGCGCGTCCCCGGCGTCAATAAGAAGCTGATACTCATAGTCCCCACCGAGAGGGGGCACATCGAGAGGGAAGTCGTTGGGCGGGAGAGCGAGGTTGCAAAAATCCTCGGCGTGAGCATCGACATCGTCACCGAGCGCGTCCATGTCCTGACGAGGAGGGACGCGATAGGAAGAACCGGGATCTACATCAACGAGGAAGTTCCCGACTGGATGAGCTTCGAGGAAGCGCTGAAGGTGATAGCAGACCGCGACCCGAACGTCAGGAGAAAGGTGAGGGAGCGCGGTGGGATTTAGCAACCCTTATATTGTTCGGCGAGAAGATTGATACGGTGAGAACGTGGAGACCGTTAATGTAAGGGTCCCAAAGGAATTCGAGAAAAAGGTTAAGGCCTACCTTCAGAAACTCGAGAAACGAAGGGAGATTCTAAAAAAGACCGCGGGGATACTAAAAACGGAAAAATCGGCCACTGAACTTAAGGTGGAAATCTATGAAGAGCTTTATGGTTGATTCGACGGTTTTCGTTGAGCATTTAAAGGGGAATCCCACTGCCACGGACATCCTTGAGGCCCTTATCGAAGAGAGTGTAGCCGGATACATAAACGAAACCGTTGCGTCCGAAGTTGTTTTTATATACCTAAAGCTCAAAACCGGCAAAAGTTTCAGAACGCTGAAGAAAAAGCCAGAACTTGTCAGGGCAGTTCAAAAAGAGCCAGTTTACGAGCTTCTCTCACTCTTCAGATTCCTTGAAACAAATGAGTTCGTCTTCTCCCTGTCTAAAAAGCTTATTGAAGAATACGGCCTTCTTCCCAACGATGCCGTCATCGGCGCAACGGCCATTTTCTACAACCTTGATGGGATAATAACCCTTGACAAAGACTTTGCCGAAATGGCTCAGAACGAGAACCTTTTGATTGTGTCTTCAAAAGAGGAACTGCTGAACCTCTAATGGACAGCACACAGTACAGCCATTTATAAACCCCTGTACTGTGTACGGTACAAGAACCAGAGAAAGGGAAGAGACGAAAGGCTCACTCCCCGCAGCACTTCTCCTTCATGTGGGCCGGCAGAATCTCCTTGAAGCCCGTGTACTTCCAGAGAGCCTTCGGGAGCTTTACCACGCCCTCTTCCGTCTGGAAGTTCTCGAGGATGGCAACGATTGCCCTCGAGGTGGCTATGGCAGTCGAGTTGAGCGTGTGGACGAACTTGGGCTTCTCGTGGGTCTTGTCGCGGTAGCGGATGTTCAGCCTTCTCGCCTGCCACTCGGTGCAGTTGCTCGCGCTTACGACCTCCCTGAACTTGCCCTGGCCCGCCATCCAGGCCTCGATGTCGTACTTCTTCGCCGCAACGTAGCCGAGGTCGCCGGTGCAGATGTTCACGACGCGGTAGGGAATCTCAAGCTCCCGGAATATCTCCTCCGCGTTGGCTATGAGCTTCTCGTGCCACTCCCAGCTCTCCTCGGGCCTCGCGTAAACGAACTGCTCGACCTTGTGGAACTGGTGGACGCGGAAGATTCCCTTCGTGTCCTTTCCGGCGGTTCCAGCCTCCTTGCGGAAGCAGGGGCTCACGCCGGCGTAGAGGAGCGGCAGGTCTTTGCCCTCGATTATCTCGTTGGCGTGCATCCCGGCCAGCGGGTGCTCGGCCGTCGGAACCAGGTAGAGGTCCTCGCCCTCCACCTTGTAGATGACGTCCTCGAAGTCGCCGAAGCTCGTGACGCCCTCCTCAACAAAGCGGCGCACCATGTAGGGCGGTATGACCGGGACGAAGCCCTTCTCGATGAGCTTGTCGAGGGCGAAGCGGAGCAAAGCAAGGTCGAGGATGACCAGCTCGTTCATGAGATAGTAAAAGCGCGCACCGCTGACCTTCGCGGCCCTCTCAAGGTCTGCTCCCCTCAGGAGCTCGAGCATGTCCACGTGAAGCCTCGGCCTCCAGTCGAGAACCTCGTAGTCCATCTTTCCAAGGCTCTGCTCCTTAAAGCTCTCGAGGAAGCCCTCCCAGACGCGAGCCTTGCCCCAGAACCTGATGGGGACGTTCTCGGTGTCGTCCTTGCCGACAGGAACGCTCTCATGGGTGATGTTGGGTAAACGCCAGAGGTAGTAGTCTATCTTCTTCTTCAGCTCCTCAACTTCCCTCTCAAGCTCCTCGATCTGCCTCACTATCTCGTTGCTTTTAGCCAGCAGATCGTCTATCGGTTCGCCAGCCTTCTTGCGCTTGCCTATCTGGACGGCAAGCTGGTTGCGCTCCTTCCTGAGGGCGTTTATCCTCTTCAGGTTATCGCGCCATCTGGCATCGAGCTCCAGAATCTCGTCTATCCACTTGAGCTTCTCAAGCTCGCCGCGCTTTATGAGGTCGCCCCTGACGATATCGGGATTTTCACGGATGAGCTTTATGTCCAGCATAGTCTTTCACCTGGGGAAAGAAGGTGGAGGAGTTTAAAAAAGGTTTTGATGGGGAATTTGGAGGAACGGCGAAGTCAGCCGAAGAACGTGACTTCGACCTCTTCTCCCGCCTCCAGTATCTCAACGTTCTCCGGCACCTCGATGAAGCCGTCGGCCTCTATGAAGCTAGTTACTGCTCCGCTCCCCTTGAGTATGGGCAGGGCTTTTTCGCCCTCTATCCTGACCGGGAGGAACTGACGCCTGCCTTTCACGGAGAAGACCTTGTGGGCGAGCTTTTTCCGGACCTTTCTGATCTCGTTCTCCCTTCCGAGGAGCTTTCTTAGGAGAGGCGCAACGAGCAGGGTGAAGTTGGTCAGGCAGCTGGTCGGGTAGCCGGGCAGGCCAAAGACGGGCTTTCCATTGATCAGGCCGATTATCGTCGGCTTACCAGGCTGAATCGCTATGCCGTGAATCTTTACCTCGCCGAGCTCCTCGATTATCGAGCTGGTCAGGTCCCTTATCCCACCGCTCGCACCGCCGCTGAGGATTACCATGTCGCAGCACTCAATTCCCTTCTCAATGAGCGCCTTGAGGCTCTCACGGTTATCCCTGGCTATGCCGAGGAAGAGCGCCTCGCCACCGAGCTCCCTGACCGCGTCCGCTATGGCGCGGCCGTTTATGTCGTATATCTGTCCGTACCTCAGCTCAGTCCCGGGGAGAACCACCTCGTTTCCGGTGCTTATCACGGCCACCCGAGGCTTCCTGAAGACGGGAACCTCGGCGATTCCAACGGCCGAGAGGAGTGCCGTGTCCTTGAAGGTCAGCCTCGTTCCGCGTTTGAGGATGGTCTTTCCTTGGGGGACGTCTGTTCCGGCCTTCATGACGCCGAGACCCGGGTAAGCCGGCTTGTAGATGATGACTTCCTCTCCTTCCCTGTCCACGTCCTCGAACTGTATCACCGCATCGGCACCCTCGGGCAGGGGCGCACCTGTGGAGATGTAAACGCTCTCACCGGGCTTGAGCTCCACAGTTGGAGTGTCCCCAGCGTTTATTTCCCCGACGACCTTCAGTCTAACCGGCTCGCTTTCGCTTGCCATGAAGGTGTCCTCAGCCCTTACTGCGTAGCCGTCGACGGTGGCCCTGTCGAAGGGCGGAACGTTTATCGGCGATGGCACATCCTCGGCCAGAATCCTGCCGAGGGCTTCGCTCAGTGGGACGCTTTCGATTTCTGGCTTCAGGGGGAATGAGTTTATGACCTCGAGGGCTTTCTCCAGAGGAACGACCTTCAGGAACGCCATTCTATCACCGGAGAAAAGAGAACGCCTTTCTATAAATGGGTTGCGTAAAAGAAAACGTTTACCTCACCACTCCTCATCCTCTTCCCAGTCTTCCTCCTCCCACTCCTCTTCCCAGTCCTCGTCGAGCTCGTCCTCTTCC contains:
- a CDS encoding L-threonylcarbamoyladenylate synthase; its protein translation is MTVVINMRDGVDERGIKIAARFILEGKLVAFPTETVYGLGADALNARAVKRIFEAKGRPADNPLIVHIADFSDLGRLARDVPREARLLAERFWPGPLTMVLPRNENVPDVTTGGLDTVAVRMPAHPIALALIRASTPVAAPSANISGKPSPTLAEHVIDDFYGRIECIIDGGETKIGVESTVIDLSSERPTLLRPGGLPLEEIEKVIGGVEIHPAVRGKLVDVARSPGMKYKHYSPNAQVIVVEGKRENVRRKIAELVHEYRADGLTVGVMATEEYDADEFFHLGSTEEEVARNLFRALRELDKRGVDVIIAEGIEERGLGFAVMNRLRKAAGYRIVWA
- a CDS encoding nucleotidyltransferase domain-containing protein yields the protein MPREKVVRVWDEREVVYPPKRWRYLREKREKALEIMERLSQFDPQLYGSVARGDVRRDSDIDIFIPYRVPSYLIELALEGLVSRRKIVMATPWHLIKGVIEIDDETAVTFPLIDPTDRELEFYRWGGAVDLWGVKTNERVPGVNKKLILIVPTERGHIEREVVGRESEVAKILGVSIDIVTERVHVLTRRDAIGRTGIYINEEVPDWMSFEEALKVIADRDPNVRRKVRERGGI
- a CDS encoding type II toxin-antitoxin system VapC family toxin is translated as MKSFMVDSTVFVEHLKGNPTATDILEALIEESVAGYINETVASEVVFIYLKLKTGKSFRTLKKKPELVRAVQKEPVYELLSLFRFLETNEFVFSLSKKLIEEYGLLPNDAVIGATAIFYNLDGIITLDKDFAEMAQNENLLIVSSKEELLNL
- the serS gene encoding serine--tRNA ligase, giving the protein MLDIKLIRENPDIVRGDLIKRGELEKLKWIDEILELDARWRDNLKRINALRKERNQLAVQIGKRKKAGEPIDDLLAKSNEIVRQIEELEREVEELKKKIDYYLWRLPNITHESVPVGKDDTENVPIRFWGKARVWEGFLESFKEQSLGKMDYEVLDWRPRLHVDMLELLRGADLERAAKVSGARFYYLMNELVILDLALLRFALDKLIEKGFVPVIPPYMVRRFVEEGVTSFGDFEDVIYKVEGEDLYLVPTAEHPLAGMHANEIIEGKDLPLLYAGVSPCFRKEAGTAGKDTKGIFRVHQFHKVEQFVYARPEESWEWHEKLIANAEEIFRELEIPYRVVNICTGDLGYVAAKKYDIEAWMAGQGKFREVVSASNCTEWQARRLNIRYRDKTHEKPKFVHTLNSTAIATSRAIVAILENFQTEEGVVKLPKALWKYTGFKEILPAHMKEKCCGE
- the glp gene encoding gephyrin-like molybdotransferase Glp, which produces MAFLKVVPLEKALEVINSFPLKPEIESVPLSEALGRILAEDVPSPINVPPFDRATVDGYAVRAEDTFMASESEPVRLKVVGEINAGDTPTVELKPGESVYISTGAPLPEGADAVIQFEDVDREGEEVIIYKPAYPGLGVMKAGTDVPQGKTILKRGTRLTFKDTALLSAVGIAEVPVFRKPRVAVISTGNEVVLPGTELRYGQIYDINGRAIADAVRELGGEALFLGIARDNRESLKALIEKGIECCDMVILSGGASGGIRDLTSSIIEELGEVKIHGIAIQPGKPTIIGLINGKPVFGLPGYPTSCLTNFTLLVAPLLRKLLGRENEIRKVRKKLAHKVFSVKGRRQFLPVRIEGEKALPILKGSGAVTSFIEADGFIEVPENVEILEAGEEVEVTFFG